Proteins from a single region of Segatella copri:
- a CDS encoding DUF4112 domain-containing protein, translating into MESSRRQQAQADLGMDFAKEDQKREAVLAKEQARADKKAAKREKMMNMPSYRLMVGTAKYMDKWFLDPILGFILPVGIGDALTSVFAFPFIYYSLCVVKSIPLTLAVIYNILMDVLIGAIPFYIGDVLDVFKRSYVENLRLVTGYIEDDKEIINKVNKKAFWTAVFIVVLCWLIYVVISWAIRLGTMAYDWIASLF; encoded by the coding sequence ATGGAAAGTTCAAGAAGACAACAAGCCCAGGCTGATTTGGGCATGGATTTCGCTAAGGAAGATCAAAAGCGAGAGGCGGTTCTTGCCAAAGAACAGGCGAGGGCTGATAAAAAAGCTGCAAAGCGTGAGAAGATGATGAACATGCCATCTTATCGTTTGATGGTAGGTACGGCGAAGTATATGGACAAGTGGTTCTTGGATCCTATCCTTGGCTTCATCCTTCCTGTCGGTATCGGTGATGCTTTGACGAGCGTGTTTGCATTCCCATTCATCTATTACAGTCTTTGTGTGGTTAAGTCTATTCCGCTGACTTTGGCTGTCATCTATAATATCTTGATGGATGTGCTGATTGGTGCCATACCTTTCTATATAGGTGATGTGCTGGATGTATTCAAGCGTTCGTATGTAGAAAACCTGAGATTGGTTACCGGGTATATCGAGGATGATAAGGAGATTATCAATAAGGTGAATAAGAAGGCATTCTGGACGGCTGTGTTCATCGTCGTGCTTTGCTGGTTGATTTATGTGGTGATTTCGTGGGCCATTCGCTTGGGAACCATGGCTTATGATTGGATAGCTTCATTGTTCTAA